In the Catharus ustulatus isolate bCatUst1 chromosome 18, bCatUst1.pri.v2, whole genome shotgun sequence genome, one interval contains:
- the FICD gene encoding protein adenylyltransferase FICD → MNLVAMATDPELQWVSLWLRVRWAAVLVLLLSSLVMLLLPLAAVDNQCHAVLKGLSFLRSKLGSSGITRFTGQSTELSVTSKGLELLVLKGKASPEVKLEARAALNQALEMKRQGKREKAHKLFLYALKMDPDYVDALNEFGIFSEEDKDILQADYLYSKALTISPHNEKALSNRGRTLPLVEEIDQRYFSIIDSKVKKVMAIPKGNSALRRVMEESYYHHIYHTVAIEGNTLTLSEIRHIIETRYAVPGKSLTEQNEVIGMHAALKFVNTTLVSRIGSVTSRDILDIHRRVLGYADPVEAGRFRATQVFVGHHIPPHPQDVEKQMEEFVQWMNSEDAMSLHPVEFAALAHYKLVYIHPFVDGNGRTSRLLMNLILMQAGYPPITIRKEQRAEYYHALEVANEGDVRPFIRFIAKCAETTLDMLLIATTEYSVGLPEAGGTAGCKQTIPVKT, encoded by the exons ATGAACCTCGTGGCGATGGCGACGGATCCCGAGCTCCAAtgggtgtccctgtggctcCGTGTCCGCTGGGCGGccgtgctggtgctgctcctgagctccctggtgatgctgctgctgcccctggctgCTGTGGACAACCAGTGCCACGCTGTGCTCAAGGGCCTGTCCTTCCTGAGGAGCAAACTGGGCTCCTCGGGAATCACCAGGTTCACAGGACAGAGCACGGAGCTGAGCGTCACCTccaaggggctggagctgctggtgctgaagGGAAAAGCATCCCCAG AGGTGAAGTTGgaagccagagcagctctgaatcAAGCCCTGGAGATGAAGCGCCAAGGGAAGCGGGAGAAGGCCCACAAACTCTTCCTGTACGCCCTCAAAATGGACCCGGATTACGTGGATGCCCTGAACGAGTTTGGGATCTTCTCTGAGGAGGATAAAGACATCCTCCAGGCTGACTACCTGTACTCCAAAGCTCTGACCATCTCCCCCCACAACGAGAAGGCTCTGAGCAACCGGGGCCGGACGCTGCCCTTGGTGGAGGAGATCGACCAGAGATATTTCAGCATCATCGACAGCAAGGTCAAGAAGGTGATGGCCATTCCCAAAGGGAACTCCGCCCTGCGCAGGGTGATGGAGGAATCCTACTACCACCACATCTACCACACGGTGGCCATCGAGGGGAACACGCTGACGCTGTCCGAGATCCGCCACATCATCGAGACCAGGTACGCCGTTCCCGGCAAGAGCCTGACGGAGCAGAACGAGGTGATCGGGATGCACGCCGCCCTCAAGTTCGTCAACACCACGCTGGTGTCGCGCATCGGCTCCGTCACCAGCAGGGACATCCTGGACATCCACCGGCGCGTGCTGGGCTACGCCGACCCCGTGGAGGCCGGGCGCTTCCGAGCCACGCAGGTCTTCGTGGGCCACCACATCCCGCCGCACCCGCAGGACGTGGAGAAGCAGATGGAGGAGTTTGTGCAGTGGATGAATTCCGAGGACGCCATGAGCCTGCACCCCGTGGAGTTCGCGGCGTTGGCGCACTACAAGCTGGTTTACATCCACCCCTTCGTGGACGGCAACGGGCGCACGTCGCGCCTGCTGATGAACCTGATCCTGATGCAGGCGGGGTACCCGCCCATCACCATCCGCAAGGAGCAGCGCGCCGAGTATTACCACGCGCTGGAGGTGGCCAACGAGGGCGACGTGCGGCCCTTCATCCGCTTCATCGCCAAGTGCGCCGAGACCACGCTGGACATGCTGCTCATCGCCACCACCGAGTACTCCGTGGGGCTGCCCGAGGCgggaggcactgctggctgcaagCAAACCATCCCCGTCAAGACTTGA
- the SART3 gene encoding squamous cell carcinoma antigen recognized by T-cells 3, whose protein sequence is MAAAGAEAAAEEEKRLPEGDPESGGDSDDEGDSDSSGDGEDEEKENEAEIQRLEEQLSINAFDYNCHLDLIKLLRQEGELVKLRRARQKMSELFPLTEEIWLDWLKDEIKMASEISEREKVYELFERAVKDYICPEIWLEYAQYSIGGIGQEGGIEKVRSIFERALTAVGLHVTKGTALWEAYREFENAILETAQPAPGSIPSPEQQQVLCSQLEKIHTLFRRQLGIPLLDMEASYAEYEEWSEEPIPETTIKNYKKALQQLEKCKPYEEALLGAETPKLAEYQAYIDFEMKAGDPARIQLIYERALAENCLVPDLWARYNQYLDRQLKVKELVLSAHDRAVRNCPWTVGLWIRYLLAMERHRVEHSIISEMFEKALNAGFIQATDYVEIWQAYLDYLRRRVDFTQDSSKELEELRSAFARAVEYLKQEVEERFSESGDPSCTIMQNWARVEARLCNNMQKARELWDNIMTKGNAKYANMWLEYYNLERAHGDTQHCRKALHRAVQCTSDYPEHVCEVLLTLERIEGTLEDWDAAVQKTENRLARVNEQRAKAAEKEAALAKQEEERAEQRKQARAEKKASKKAKKTKIGDKRKADEDDEGEWGQEEELPSKRHKGEGDGVLPEEDMEVETGLFGRSEKPDGPTTPKEKASTSRKDIPKVLHDSSKDKVTVFVSNLSYTMAEPEAKLRELFGSCGEVVEIRAVFNNKGTFRGYCYVQFREEEAARQALALDRTAVEGRPMFVSPCVDKNKNPDFKVFRYSTTLEKHKLFISGLPFSCTKEELEEVCKAHGNVKDIRLVTNRAGKPKGLAYVEYENEAQASQAVLKMDGLTVKDHVIKVMISNPPLRKLPERPEPGRASLALAPRHIYGARGKGRTQLSMMPRALQRQSNPVAKAENGMVQNSPAASCDPPAEPKKMSNADFAKMLLKK, encoded by the exons atggcggcggcgggagcTGAGGCGGCGGCCGAGGAGGAGAAGCGGCTGCCGGAGGGAGACCCCGAGTCGGGCGGGGATTCGGATGATGAGGGCGACTCGGACTCGTCTGGAGACGGCGAGGATGAGGAGAAGGAGAACGAGGCCGAGATCCAGCggctggaggagcag ctttctaTCAATGCTTTTGACTACAACTGTCACTTGGATCTGATCAAGCTGCTCCggcaggagggagagctggTGAAGCTCCGCAGAGCTCGGCAGAAGATGAGCGAGCTCTTCCCCCTCACTGAAG aaatttgGCTGGACTGGTTGAAGGATGAGATAAAAATGGCTTCAGAGATCTCTGAGAGAGAGAAGGTTTATGAGCTGTTTGAAAGAGCTGTCAAAGATTACATCT GTCCTGAGATCTGGCTGGAATATGCCCAATACTCCATTGGAGGCATTGGTCAGGAGGGAGGCATCGAGAAGGTGCGCTCCATCTTCGAGCGGGCTCTGACGGCCGTGGGGCTGCACGTCACCAAGGGCACGGCCCTGTGGGAAGCCTACAGGGAATTTGAGAATGCCATCCTGGAAACAGCACAG ccagcccctggcagcattccatccccagagcagcagcaggtgctgtgcAGCCAGCTCGAGAAGATCCACACGCTCTTCCGGCGCCAGCTGGGGATCCCACTGCTGG ACATGGAGGCTTCCTATGCTGAATATGAGGAGTGGTCAGAAGAGCCCATTCCAGAAACAACAATAAAGAACTACAAaaaagctctgcagcagctggagaagtgTAAACCCTACGAGGAGGCTCTG CTGGGTGCTGAAACCCCAAAGCTGGCAGAATACCAAGCTTACATTGattttgaaatgaaagcagGTGACCCAGCTCGGATTCAGTTGATCTATGAGAGAGCTTTGGCTGAGAACTGCCTTGTCCCAGACCTCTGGGCACGCTACAACCAGTACTTG GACAGGCAGCTGAAGGTGAAGGAATTGGTTTTATCCGCACACGACCGCGCTGTCAGGAACTGCCCCTGGACTGTTGGGCTGTGGATTAGGTACCTGCTGGCCATGGAGAGGCACAGGGTTGAGCACAGCATCATCTCTG aaatgtttgaaaaagCTCTGAATGCAGGTTTTATTCAAGCAACAGACTATGTAGAGATCTGGCAGGCCTACCTGGATTACCTGAGGAGAAGGGTGGATTTTACACAAG actCCAGtaaggagctggaggagctgcgcTCTGCATTTGCACGAGCTGTGGAGTACTTGAAACAAGAAGTAGAGGAAA GGTTCAGTGAAAGTGGAGATCCATCCTGCACCATCATGCAGAACTGGGCAAGAGTTGAG GCCCGCTTGTGTAACAACATGCAGAAAGccagggagctctgggacaACATCATGACTAAAGGAAATGCCAAATATGCCAACATGTGGCTGGAATATTACAACCTGGAAAG ggcccatggggacacccagcactgcaggaaggcCCTGCACCGAGCAGTGCAGTGCACCAGCGACTACCCCGAGCACGTCTGCGAGGTGCTGCTCACCCTCGAGAGGATAGAAG GAACACTGGAAGACTGGGATGCTGCTGTTCAGAAAACTGAGAACAGATTGGCTCGAGTGAATGAACAAAGAGCAAAG GCTGCTGAGAAAGAAGCTGCTCTGgcaaagcaggaggaggagagagctgagcagaggaagCAGGCAAGGGCAGAGAAGAAAGCttccaaaaaagccaaaaaaaccaagATTGGGGACAAGCGCAAAGCGGACGAGGATGACGAGGGTGAATGGGGACAGGaagaag AGCTGCCCAGCAAGAGGCACAAGGGAGAGGGGGATGGAGTGCTCCCTGAAGAGGACATGGAAGTGGAGACTGGGCTCTTTGGGAGGAGTGAAAAGCCAGATGGGCCAACAACCCCCAAGGAAAAGGCGTCCACCAGCCGCAAGGACATCCCCAAAGTTCTCCACGACAGCAGCAAGGATAAAGTCACTGTGTTTGTCAGCAACCTCTCCTACACCATGGCAGAGCCTGAAGCCAAGCTGAGGGAGCTctttgggagctgtggggaggtggtggagatCCGAGCAGTGTTCAACAACAAGGGAACCTTCCGGGGTTACTGCTACGTGCAGTTCCgggaggaggaggctgctcGGCAGGCCCTGGCCTTGGATCGCACGGCTGTGGAGGGCAGGCCCATGTTTGTGTCCCCTTGTGTTGACAAGAACAAGAATCCTGACTTTAAG GTGTTCAGGTACAGCACTACCCTGGAGAAACATAAACTCTTTATATCTGGTTTGCCATTTTCCTGCACtaaggaggagctggaggaggtgtGCAAAGCACATGGGAATGTGAAGGACATTCGACTGGTCACcaacagagctggaaaaccCAAG GGCCTGGCTTATGTGGAATATGAGAATGAAGCCCAGGCctctcaggctgtgctgaagATGGATGGGCTGACAGTGAAGGACCACGTCATCAAGGTGATGATCAGCAACCCCCCTCTGCGGAAGCTTCCGGAGCGCCCCGAGCCCGGCAGGGCCTCCCTGGCCCTGGCACCACGGCACATTTATGGAGC gcgagggaagggaaggacacAGCTCTCCATGATGCCCCGGGCGCTGCAGCGTCAGAGCAACCCCGTGGCCAAGGCTGAGAATGGGATGGTCCAGAACTCACCAGCAGCATCCTGTGACCCCCCTGCAGAGCCTAAAAAGATGTCCAATGCTGATTTTGCCAAGATGCTCCTGAAGAAGTGA
- the ISCU gene encoding iron-sulfur cluster assembly enzyme ISCU, mitochondrial, giving the protein MAALRAAGAVLLRPRPGPAPAAVGYHKKVVDHYENPRNVGSLDRNAKNVGTGLVGAPACGDVMKLQVEVDENGKIVDARFKTFGCGSAIASSSLATEWVKGKTVDEALKIKNTDIAKELCLPPVKLHCSMLAEDAIKAALADYKLKQDPNRESDKKADNA; this is encoded by the exons ATGGCGGCGCTGAGGGCGGCGGGGGCGGTGCTGctgcggccccggcccgggccgGCCCCGGCCGCTGTGGGCTACCACAAGAAG GTAGTGGATCACTACGAGAACCCGCGCAACGTCGGCTCCCTCGACCGCAATGCCAAGAATGTGGGCACCGGCCTGGTGGGCGCCCCGGCCTGCGGCGACGTCATGAAGCTTCAG GTGGAAGTAGACGAGAACGGCAAGATCGTGGACGCCCGCTTCAAAACCTTCGGCTGCGGCTCGGCCATCGCCTCCAGCTCGCTGGCCACGGAGTGGGTCAAAGGGAAAACG GTTGATGAAGCGCTGAAAATCAAGAACACAGATATTGCCAAGGAACTCTGCCTTCCCCCTGTCAAACTGCACTGCTCCA tgCTGGCTGAAGACGCCATCAAGGCTGCCTTGGCCGATTACAAACTGAAGCAGGATCCAAACAGAGAATCCGACAAGAAAGCCGACAATGCCTGA